A region of Deinococcus rubellus DNA encodes the following proteins:
- the ilvN gene encoding acetolactate synthase small subunit — MTAPKMAPLVTTPTPPVPDHLVSALVRDEPRVLTRITSLFGRRGYNIKSLSVGTTEMPGVSRMTFVVSGDRGVVEQAMKQLDKLHDVVKIIDHSLEKYVDRELVLVKVRVENAERRIEIRQMAEDFRARIVDVGRHALTFEVTGDEGKITAFIEQMRSFGILETMRTGRIALTRGSNADIASHVYHDGQTETLEPILQSAPREGKAREVNNLF; from the coding sequence ATGACTGCCCCCAAGATGGCTCCGCTGGTGACGACCCCGACGCCGCCGGTGCCTGACCACCTGGTGTCGGCGCTGGTGCGCGACGAGCCGCGTGTGCTGACCCGTATCACTTCCCTGTTTGGGCGGCGCGGGTACAACATCAAGAGCCTCAGCGTGGGCACCACCGAGATGCCCGGTGTCTCGCGCATGACCTTTGTCGTCAGCGGCGATAGGGGCGTGGTCGAGCAGGCCATGAAGCAGCTCGACAAGCTCCACGACGTCGTCAAGATTATCGACCACTCGCTGGAGAAGTACGTGGACCGCGAGCTGGTGCTGGTGAAGGTGCGGGTAGAGAATGCCGAGCGCCGCATCGAGATTCGCCAGATGGCCGAGGACTTCCGCGCCCGCATCGTGGACGTGGGCCGCCACGCCCTGACCTTTGAAGTCACGGGCGACGAGGGCAAGATCACCGCCTTCATCGAGCAGATGCGCTCCTTCGGAATTCTGGAAACCATGCGGACCGGGCGCATTGCCCTGACGCGCGGCAGCAACGCCGACATCGCCAGCCATGTGTACCACGACGGTCAGACCGAGACGCTGGAGCCGATTTTGCAAAGTGCGCCGCGTGAGGGCAAGGCGCGGGAAGTCAACAACCTGTTCTGA